Proteins co-encoded in one Malus sylvestris chromosome 9, drMalSylv7.2, whole genome shotgun sequence genomic window:
- the LOC126633779 gene encoding 7-deoxyloganetin glucosyltransferase-like, with the protein MLPLVYVIGPLQLLLNQIPEHPLKPMGYSLWKEETECPQWPFWSVILPPEFVAEAKERGKIVSWCLEEKVLDHPSVGGFLTHSSWNSTVESLSTGLPILCWPLFGDQQTNCYFTCNGRGSGMEIDSNVKRDEVEKLVTELMDGERGKKVKIKAIEWKKLAEEATGPHGSSSKNLDNLVNQVLLNNN; encoded by the exons ATGCTTCCGCTTGTTTATGTCATTGGCCCTCTCCAATTACTTCTCAATCAGATACCGGAACACCCTTTGAAGCCTATGGGATACAGTTTATGGAAAGAAGAAACCGAGTGTCCCCAATG GCCATTCTGGTCAGTGATTTTGCCACCTGAGTTTGTGGCTGAAGCCAAGGAAAGAGGTAAGATAGTAAGTTGGTGCCTGGAAGAGAAAGTCCTTGACCACCCATCAGTTGGAGGATTTTTAACACACAGCAGCTGGAACTCAACAGTTGAGAGTTTGTCTACTGGACTGCCTATACTCTGTTGGCCACTCTTCGGTGACCAGCAGACAAACTGTTACTTCACTTGCAACGGAAGAGGCAGTGGCATGGAAATCGATAGTAACGTCAAGAGAGATGAGGTGGAGAAGCTTGTTACAGAATTAATGGATGGGGAAAGGGGAAAGAAAGTGAAAATTAAGGCCATAGAGTGGAAGAAACTTGCAGAAGAAGCCACCGGTCCACATGGTTCTTCATCCAAAAACTTGGACAATTTGGTGAATCAAGTGCTCTTAAATAACAACTAG
- the LOC126633780 gene encoding 40S ribosomal protein S20-like, whose product MAPLTSLMVEHPVDSSIRRFRDGTLKFRWMRKFEKLIGEKFQLNLLILQLSYIATHAGKSPCLSKVLNITTRKSPCDEGTNTWDRFELRVYKRAIDLFSSPDVIKQSISITIEPGVEVEVTIAIHELAVSVT is encoded by the exons ATGGCACCCTTGACATCTCTGATGGTAGAGCACCCAGTGGATTCAAGTATAAGAA GATTCCGAGATGGCACCCTAAAATTCCGATGGatgagaaaatttgaaaaacttaTTGGGGAGAAGTTTCAGTTGAACCTTTTGATTTTGCAATTGAGCTATATTGCAACTCATGCAG GGAAGTCTCCATGTCTATCCAAGGTTCTGAACATTACAACTAGGAAGTCCCCATGTGATGAAGGTACCAACACATGGGATAGATTTGAGTTGCGGGTCTACAAGAGGGCTATCGACTTGTTCAGCTCACCTGATGTTATCAAGCAAAGTATTTCCATCACAATTGAACCAGGTGTTGAAGTGGAGGTTACAATCGCCATTCATGAGCTTGCTGTGAGTGTGACTTAG
- the LOC126582842 gene encoding 7-deoxyloganetin glucosyltransferase-like: MVMGSMEVAANHKPHAVCLPFPYQGHIKPLLKFAKLLHHRGIRITFVNTEYNHRRLLKSLGPNTLDGFKDFHFETIPDGLPPSDSADSTQDIYDICDAIQNNLLAPFQSLLAKLNAVAASNNTPPVTSIVSDGFMSFSITAAEELGLPIVLFFPTAACGFMGFKHYRALAKKGFTPLKDERYLSNGYLDTVIDWIPGMKGIRLRDLPTFLRTTNPNDTAFSLTSEATERAHKASAVVIHTFEELEQDILDAISSMIPHLYPIGPLQLLINQIEEDPLKSVGYSLWKEEAECIPWLDTKAPNSVVYVNFGSVVVMTPEHLVEFGWGLANSKHHFLWVIRPDLVIGESAILPPEFVAETKERCLIAGWCPQEEVLNHPSVGGFLTHSGWNSTIESVTAGVPMLSWPFFAEQQTNCWYTCNGLGTGMEIDNDVKRDEVEKLVRELMEGEKGKKMKRKANEWKKLAEEATGPHGSSIKNLDFVVNNVLQGKC; this comes from the exons ATGGTAATGGGTTCAATGGAGGTAGCTGCAAATCATAAGCCTCATGCTGTATGCCTCCCATTCCCATATCAAGGCCACATAAAGCCTCTCCTCAAATTTGCAAAGCTCCTACACCACAGAGGTATTCGTATCACCTTCGTCAACACCGAATACAACCACAGACGCCTTCTCAAATCTTTAGGCCCCAACACCTTAGACGGCTTCAAGGACTTCCATTTCGAAACCATCCCCGATGGCCTGCCGCCTTCGGATTCAGCAGATTCAACCCAAGACATCTATGATATCTGTGATGCCATTCAAAACAATTTATTGGCTCCATTTCAAAGTCTCCTCGCCAAACTAAATGCTGTTGCAGCTTCCAACAATACCCCTCCTGTGACCAGCATTGTCTCAGATGGTTTTATGAGCTTCTCAATCACAGCTGCTGAAGAACTTGGACTTCCTATTGTGTTGTTCTTTCCTACTGCTGCTTGTGGCTTCATGGGATTCAAGCATTATCGTGCTCTCGccaaaaaaggatttacacctCTAAAAG ATGAGAGGTATCTATCAAATGGCTACTTAGACACCGTCATAGATTGGATACCGGGAATGAAAGGTATCCGTCTAAGGGATCTTCCAACCTTTCTACGAACCACAAATCCGAATGACACTGCGTTTTCCTTAACAAGTGAAGCAACTGAGAGAGCACATAAAGCTTCGGCAGTTGTAATTCATACTTTCGAAGAGTTGGAGCAGGATATTTTGGATGCTATCTCATCCATGATTCCACATCTCTACCCCATTGGCCCTCTTCAGTTGCTTATTAATCAAATAGAAGAAGACCCTTTGAAGTCTGTGGGATACAGCCTATGGAAAGAAGAAGCCGAGTGCATTCCATGGCTCGACACCAAGGCACCAAACTCGGTTGTTTATGTGAACTTTGGGAGTGTGGTGGTCATGACACCAGAGCATCTTGTGGAgtttggttggggacttgcaaataGTAAGCATCACTTCTTGTGGGTAATTAGGCCGGATTTGGTCATCGGCGAATCAGCAATTTTGCCACCTGAGTTTGTCGCCGAAACCAAAGAAAGATGTCTAATAGCAGGTTGGTGTCCTCAAGAGGAAGTACTTAACCACCCATCAGTTGGAGGGTTTTTGACACACAGCGGTTGGAATTCAACCATTGAGAGCGTGACAGCTGGAGTGCCTATGCTCTCATGGCCGTTCTTTGCGGAGCAGCAAACAAATTGTTGGTATACTTGCAATGGATTGGGGACTGGGATGGAGATTGATAATGATGTGAAGAGAGATGAAGTGGAGAAGCTTGTTAGAGAGTTGATGGAGGGAGAGAAGGgtaagaaaatgaaaaggaagGCTAATGAGTGGAAAAAGTTAGCAGAAGAGGCCACTGGTCCCCACGGTTCTTCAATAAAAAACTTGGATTTTGTGGTCAACAATGTGCTTCAAGGAAAATGCTAG
- the LOC126582843 gene encoding 7-deoxyloganetin glucosyltransferase-like isoform X2: protein MDSKAVANNKPHAVCIPAPAQSHIKAMLKFSKLLHLRGFHITFVNTEFNHSRFLKSLGPNSLDGLPDFRFETIPDSLPPDSNQDATQDVSLASDAISKNLLPPFRDLLIKLNDAAISINNFSPPVTCIFSDGFMPFTITAAEEIGLPLVIFFTISASSFMGYKQYPTLVEKGIAPLKDESCLTNGFLDKVIDWIPGMKDIRLRDLPANFRTTNPNDSVFNLSLESVERVDKASAVVVHTFETLEPDVLNALSSMLPLVYAIGPLQLLLNHVPKDPLNAVGYSLWREETECLEWLNSKPPNSVVYVNFGSIAVMTPEHLVEFAWGLINSKLPFFWVIRPDLIVDESAILSPEFVAETKERGLIASWCPQEQVLSHPSVGGFLTHSGWNSIVESLCAGVPMLCWPFFADQQTNTWCACNEWGIGMEISNDVKRAEVEKLVRELVEGEKG, encoded by the exons ATGGATTCCAAGGCAGTAGCTAACAACAAACCTCATGCTGTTTGTATTCCGG CACCAGCTCAAAGCCATATAAAGGCAATGCTTAAATTTTCAAAGCTACTCCACCTTAGAGGCTTTCATATAACCTTTGTCAACACAGAGTTCAACCACAGCCGCTTTCTTAAATCTCTTGGACCCAACTCCCTCGATGGCTTGCCTGATTTTCGATTCGAAACCATTCCAGACAGCCTTCCACCAGACTCCAACCAAGATGCCACCCAAGACGTCTCTTTAGCATCCGATGCCATCAGCAAAAACCTTTTGCCTCCGTTTCGAGACCTCCTCATAAAACTCAATGACGCGGCGATTTCAATCAATAATTTTAGTCCTCCAGTTACTTGCATTTTCTCAGATGGTTTCATGCCATTTACAATCACAGCCGCTGAAGAAATTGGACTCCCTTTGGTAATCTTCTTTACCATTTCTGCAAGCAGTTTCATGGGCTATAAACAATACCCTACTTTGGTGGAAAAGGGTATTGCACCACTCAAAG ATGAGAGCTGTTTGACAAATGGCTTCTTGGACAAGGTAATAGATTGGATTCCAGGAATGAAGGATATTCGTTTAAGGGATCTACCGGCAAACTTTCGAACTACGAATCCAAATGACAGCGTGTTTAACCTCAGTTTGGAATCAGTGGAGAGAGTTGATAAGGCTTCAGCAGTTGTTGTTCATACTTTTGAAACATTGGAGCCAGATGTTTTGAATGCTCTCTCTTCAATGCTTCCACTTGTCTATGCCATTGGCCCtctccaattgcttctcaatcacGTACCAAAAGATCCTTTGAACGCTGTCGGATATAGCCTGTGGAGAGAAGAAACTGAGTGCCTTGAATGGCTAAACTCAAAGCCACCAAATTCAGTTGTTTATGTGAATTTTGGCAGCATAGCAGTCATGACACCAGAACATCTTGTAGAGTTTGCATGGGGACTTATAAATAGCAAGCTTCCATTCTTTTGGGTAATCAGGCCTGATTTGATTGTCGATGAATCCGCGATTTTGTCACCTGAATTTGTAGCTGAAACTAAGGAGAGGGGTTTGATAGCAAGTTGGTGTCCACAAGAGCAAGTCCTAAGTCACCCTTCAGTTGGAGGGTTTTTAACACATAGCGGTTGGAATTCGATTGTGGAAAGTTTGTGTGCAGGAGTTCCTATGCTTTGTTGGCCTTTCTTTGCTGACCAACAAACTAACACTTGGTGTGCTTGCAATGAATGGGGCATTGGGATGGAGATTAGTAATGATGTCAAAAGAGCAGAAGTAGAGAAGCTTGTTAGAGAGTTAGTGGAGGGAGAAAAgg ggtaa
- the LOC126582843 gene encoding 7-deoxyloganetin glucosyltransferase-like isoform X1 yields MDSKAVANNKPHAVCIPAPAQSHIKAMLKFSKLLHLRGFHITFVNTEFNHSRFLKSLGPNSLDGLPDFRFETIPDSLPPDSNQDATQDVSLASDAISKNLLPPFRDLLIKLNDAAISINNFSPPVTCIFSDGFMPFTITAAEEIGLPLVIFFTISASSFMGYKQYPTLVEKGIAPLKDESCLTNGFLDKVIDWIPGMKDIRLRDLPANFRTTNPNDSVFNLSLESVERVDKASAVVVHTFETLEPDVLNALSSMLPLVYAIGPLQLLLNHVPKDPLNAVGYSLWREETECLEWLNSKPPNSVVYVNFGSIAVMTPEHLVEFAWGLINSKLPFFWVIRPDLIVDESAILSPEFVAETKERGLIASWCPQEQVLSHPSVGGFLTHSGWNSIVESLCAGVPMLCWPFFADQQTNTWCACNEWGIGMEISNDVKRAEVEKLVRELVEGEKGKKMKMKIMQWKKLAEEASTPHGSSSTNLDNLVNKVLLRKKN; encoded by the exons ATGGATTCCAAGGCAGTAGCTAACAACAAACCTCATGCTGTTTGTATTCCGG CACCAGCTCAAAGCCATATAAAGGCAATGCTTAAATTTTCAAAGCTACTCCACCTTAGAGGCTTTCATATAACCTTTGTCAACACAGAGTTCAACCACAGCCGCTTTCTTAAATCTCTTGGACCCAACTCCCTCGATGGCTTGCCTGATTTTCGATTCGAAACCATTCCAGACAGCCTTCCACCAGACTCCAACCAAGATGCCACCCAAGACGTCTCTTTAGCATCCGATGCCATCAGCAAAAACCTTTTGCCTCCGTTTCGAGACCTCCTCATAAAACTCAATGACGCGGCGATTTCAATCAATAATTTTAGTCCTCCAGTTACTTGCATTTTCTCAGATGGTTTCATGCCATTTACAATCACAGCCGCTGAAGAAATTGGACTCCCTTTGGTAATCTTCTTTACCATTTCTGCAAGCAGTTTCATGGGCTATAAACAATACCCTACTTTGGTGGAAAAGGGTATTGCACCACTCAAAG ATGAGAGCTGTTTGACAAATGGCTTCTTGGACAAGGTAATAGATTGGATTCCAGGAATGAAGGATATTCGTTTAAGGGATCTACCGGCAAACTTTCGAACTACGAATCCAAATGACAGCGTGTTTAACCTCAGTTTGGAATCAGTGGAGAGAGTTGATAAGGCTTCAGCAGTTGTTGTTCATACTTTTGAAACATTGGAGCCAGATGTTTTGAATGCTCTCTCTTCAATGCTTCCACTTGTCTATGCCATTGGCCCtctccaattgcttctcaatcacGTACCAAAAGATCCTTTGAACGCTGTCGGATATAGCCTGTGGAGAGAAGAAACTGAGTGCCTTGAATGGCTAAACTCAAAGCCACCAAATTCAGTTGTTTATGTGAATTTTGGCAGCATAGCAGTCATGACACCAGAACATCTTGTAGAGTTTGCATGGGGACTTATAAATAGCAAGCTTCCATTCTTTTGGGTAATCAGGCCTGATTTGATTGTCGATGAATCCGCGATTTTGTCACCTGAATTTGTAGCTGAAACTAAGGAGAGGGGTTTGATAGCAAGTTGGTGTCCACAAGAGCAAGTCCTAAGTCACCCTTCAGTTGGAGGGTTTTTAACACATAGCGGTTGGAATTCGATTGTGGAAAGTTTGTGTGCAGGAGTTCCTATGCTTTGTTGGCCTTTCTTTGCTGACCAACAAACTAACACTTGGTGTGCTTGCAATGAATGGGGCATTGGGATGGAGATTAGTAATGATGTCAAAAGAGCAGAAGTAGAGAAGCTTGTTAGAGAGTTAGTGGAGGGAGAAAAgggtaaaaaaatgaaaatgaagatcATGCAGTGGAAGAAACTTGCAGAAGAAGCCAGCACTCCACATGGTTCCTCATCCACAAACCTGGACAATTTAGTCAATAAAGTgctattaagaaaaaaaaattag